The Myripristis murdjan chromosome 8, fMyrMur1.1, whole genome shotgun sequence genomic sequence AAATTTACAATACCTCGGTTTTGAATTTGGGATAAGCGACGCATAAACGCCTTCCTTTTGGACAGACAAGCTGCGAATATCGAAACAAACTGCCAAAACAAGAGTCGCCGCTGCGTCACACGCACGTTGACTATCACGACGTACGGACCGTGGATCTCTGGGAGTTGTAGTCCTACGAAACGTCTGCGTCAGGGTCGTCCAGAACTGCAAGAACTGCAGAAGTGACATACATACAAGCTTACTTAAATACTTGCAcatctacattaaaaaaaaaaacaacaaaaaaacaaaaaaacagctattaCATTCAATtaagcaagacaaaaaaaaaaaaaaaaaaaaaaaattaaattcattttacTATGGTACTAGTTGCAGTTGGTTTATGGATGAATGGCAAGgttaataaaacaaattaaataacaaattaataatattCTCTACCTATGCATAgacctaataaataaataaataaatgtgtcctctgtatgttttttttttttcctcatatacGCCAAGATTCAGGTCAATGTACATGCCAATATATGCATGCTCTGCTTTGGAAAGGATAAAACACATAACACAAGGAacatattttcaatttagtttctTTTAATATAATCTTATTtacattgtattttttcataaatgtttaGTACATAGTAAGTTACAATACTCTTGCATCCATTACACAATGAACTGAGAACCTAGAAAATGCAGATTGAAGTGATGCTGCAACACAGCCACCTTCAATCGACAACGCATCCCAACACTTTCCGGTATTTGCTCAACGTTTAGtttttgatttcattcatttctatgGAGGCTTAATGACTGTTAAGAAATTTTGTTCATTCATGGTGGTCTTGAGGAAAATGAGCACTAGACAAAAGGAACATTTTCCCAGAAAACTTCAAGCCATGGAGAAAAACAGATGGAGAGGGAAACATCAGGTTCACAAAGAAATATGATGGTTGAATGAAGGATTGAAAAATGCTTTAAAGGCTTCTGAGATTTTATTACATATATCAAACGCACCAGAGAAAGTGTGAATCTCTGACTCTTTCCTTCCATCCTCACGGCTCATTTGGTAATTCTCAGATGGGGAGTTAGACGTAAAAAAACTGGAGTTGGGATCAGGCCTCAGGGTGGAGTcaattcactttcacttcaaTAAATGTAACATGGAATTCAAAATGCCAACAGATTTCATACACTAACAAGAGCATTCATTTGCAGTTATTTCACCATAGAtgaaatactggaaaaaaaagtttttgcacattttgaatttgtaaaaagaaggaaaaaaaaaaaatgcaattccGGGATTGCTTGAATTGCAAGTGAATTGATCCTTCAACTGTAGCGGGGTGGGTAGACAGATGAGGAGATTAGTGTGGGCTCTTGGTAGAGCATAATAGCAGCATGGTCAGTAATCACttagtaataaataataaaatcagacaTAAACGATCAATATCAGGGTGGATCAGAGTGGTCGCGGGTACAAACggaggaaacaaaaaagtaacaaaaacagAGGAGCAGGCTCATTTGATCGTTTTTACAAAGAATAACCAGGTGCCATGCacgacacataaacacacacacactctcacagacacaaataCGTTGTCGCTCTCACTTTTgtcacatgcacgcacacacattctgacAGACAACAGTGGTTAAACATGAAGCATGAATActagtcaatcaatcaatctgcttgtcagacagaaagacaaTCAGTCTCCGCCTCGTCGCTCAGGCATCTGATTTGGAGGTCTCCGGCTCGCAGGCTCGCATGTGATTGGCCGAATCTGTCCAGAGGCTTGAGTGTGATTGGAGTATCATTGGAGACCGAGTCAGAGACGCTGTAGCCGTAGGTGTTCTGAAGAATGACATCATAGCTTGTCAAAACCGAAGGGTAAAAATGCTTCttcaaaacatctgaaaaattctaaaatactttttttttttttttttgtagttttcccCCCTCCTGCTGGGCGTCCTCCTTTATCCACCAACAGTCCGGTGGTGACGAGGTGGCAAGAGTGTATGTAGGTGTGTTCTTGTGATGCTTGGCCTCCGTATACTCTGTGTATACTTCATATTCggtgtatatgtgtatgcgtAAAATGTCACATAGTTGGGTGCAAGTGTAAGCatgagtgtgtctgtttctgtgcatatttgtttgtttgtctgtttgtctgtggatCCATTCATTCACTCCACAGCGAAGCCGCAGGTCTCCTCCACCGCCGTCAGCAGTTTCTCATAAAGCTTCTCGTACGACTCGTAGGGAGGGATGTCTATCCTGTTAAAactggagaagaggagaaacgtaacaagtgagagagaaaccTGATATACAAATAACAGAAACTAAGGAGCATTTCATCTGttggtggtttgtgtgtgtgtgtgtgcttaccaTGTGTGTGCCTTGGGCAGGTTGTCTGTGTTGGCATCTATCAAATGGATGGTGAAGAGCCTTGGTCCTGCAGAACCTGTAGAGCCTTACACAAATACATTCTAGTTAtcactgctctgctctgctctacTTTCAAAACCTTAGAATTGATCATTATACCAAACAAATCAGAATAATTAAATATGAATGGCATGGACACAGAATCTGCAAgttgaaaaatgaacattaaaacCTATCAGATGGCACAGCGTCTGCTGCAGAATGTGTGGACATGTTAAGTTTCGTACAGTGAATGCTTCAGTATGCTGGTTCTAAGTATTTTAGACGTGTGTAGGTTTCACTAATTTGAATCATTTCTATCCCAAAGGGGTAAATATGTGAGGTTATATTTTACTGCTGTGCCACAGTCCATACACATGCTCACTGTAACCCTACATAATCTGTACATGTCACCTTTGTATGACATTGTATTGTatgacaaaatggctgctgtgaaaagggtctatAGGAGGACCAAACATAAGTACCAGAGGAACACCataatacaaatgtgtgtgttgtccaaGCCAGTGCGTGACCCACCCTGCAGAGCTTTGAACCCCTGTAAGGGCACCCTGGTGGAGCCGGTGACAAACTGCAGCAGGCGTCCTCGCCTCTCCTCGCTGAAGGCCTCCACCGCCTGCCAGAACCACCGCACCACATTGCTGTCACACGTACAGTGCTTCAGGCGCGTGTTGGCCTTCCAGTCTGCGAGGTCGATCTTCCCCAGCCCACCGATGATCAACTGGATGGAAATGAAGAAATCCGAGGAGAAAAAAGTTGAGGAGGGGAAAAGATAGAATAGACGAAAGAGGAGAATGCAATTAGGGAGGTTAAAAAGAACAAATAGAAAGGAAGCAGAGCAGGGGGGAAGTGAGCGAGAAGCAGGTGTAGGGAGAGTCCAAGTGtcgagaggaagaagaggagaaataaatgaaacagaacactaaaataaaaaaggcagacTGCAACAACCACACCATCATGCCAACAGATAAACTGGCAGAGCTCTACAGTCATCCTGATCATCAGTCCATCTCTAGCTCTTCATGTGACGAAAACAGCCACCAATCATCATGATTACCGTTTGACTGAAAACTGACATGATCACTGACATACCTCAAGTTCTTTGTGGTCGAAGGGTTTGAGGAGGTGCTGGGGGATGAGCTCACTGAACCCCTTCTGTAGAGCCAGGAACTGGGCCTCGATGCCACGCATGAACCTCCAGTTCACATAGAgtctgagaaaaacaaagaaacttgCATATAATATGAGCAGCGcatatacacacccacacactatGTAAAGATATGCATATCAACACAATCGTAACCATATAATGTTTCTATTTCAACTAAAGCCGGGCTGATATATCAGCAGGCCAGTGTTATCGTACAACAGTAGCTTATCACAGATATATCAGTATCAAGTGTgatgtacagtgtgtactgtcTGAAATCCAGCATCAGTCAGACTCTGGTACACAcattaatgaaaacacaagcTATCTGTGCTGGGTGTCTGTGCTATAAAAAGCAAAACTATCAGAAGATAAGGTGTGGGTTACCAGTACAAATACTGACACAAAATACAAGATAAATACAAGATATTAACATAAATtaaatgtctctgtgtgttggtACCTGAcgtattcttttttgttctcTTCGGTGACGGGAATGTTACGCCCATTGGGTTTGAGTTCATGTTGTAGGAACTTCCCGAAGGCATTGTGCTCAACGCAGAATGTGTGGTCAAGGACCGACGTGATGTCGTTCTCTCTgcacacagaacagaaaatgtACAAGATCGGATTAACAACATGTCCTTCTACAAAGCATTTATTAATTAACTAACAACATATGTTGCATTGCTGGACCAAAAGAACCCATCAAACCCTCTCCTAAACCTAGCTTTTACTCCACAATCTGAATTTGGGACAGACTGTTTTGAGTTATGCCTCAAAAGCCTGGAACAACATGCAAAGGACtttgaaaaggggaaaaaaaaaaaaaaaaaatcaataaactaATGTTGTTAGGATTTAGATGTTTGGTGTTAAATCTGGCAGATTCAAATGCAAACTTTGATTTCTTACGAATAACTCCTTCTCTAACTTGCACTGTTGAAGTGTAAAGTGAAGTGTTTTGGTTTGAGGTCCTTGGTttaggttttctttttcctttaatgCATCCGTGGCTGCTCTGTAAATGAGGGTTCTTCCCTTAGCACACTCTGAGACTTAAACTGAGCTGCTGTCTACTCCTCATTACTGAGCTTGCATTGAGTTACATTACGATGCCTTCACGCTCTATTCAGGTAACATGAGTACTGTATGAAGGTAAATGATTATGTGATGtgtaaaatgtagttttcagtGAGAAACTTAGCACATACAAATGTTTGAAGGAGAAATCGTTTCACCGCAATATAAAATAGATACTGGAGAGGGAATTATGAACTGTTTCACTTTCAAATACTAATTCTAAGCAATGTCTTACAATACATGAATGTTATAATATGGCACTTTATGCATTAAACAGGGAaagatgatctttttttttgtatcattaaAAAGTGTGTAACAATTGAGAGTGAAAATGCGAGCATGTACGGCTGCAtgacatgtcagtgtgtgtgtgtgtgtgtatttgctcaCAATATCCAGACGAGGCTCTTGTGCAGCTCGGGGTCGGTGGTCTCCAGGTCGTTGAGCTGGATGGGTTTGCCCAGCAGCTGTTTGTAGAAGGGCAGCGTGAAACTCCCGTTGATGTAGTGGCCGTGGAAAACCGCCAGGCCCATTACACGGCCAACGAAGTGGAAATACGACAGGTGGTcctgacagacacagacagacacacacacacacacacacacacacacagaaagacacagattTGCATTACCAGGATACACACTCATTTAAACACtaattgcagctttaatttctggtgtgtgtttgcatttgtctCTGTGCACTCACGGGGTTGATGGAGGAGTCTGGGTTGATCTGTAGTGTGTAGATATTGTCTGTGGAGTACTGGAACAACCCGTAGTAGGGGTTCAACATTTCATGACACAGCAGGTACAGCCACTCCCTACAAACAACCACCACATTGTTAAAATAACATTCAACGTTCACACATGACCATAGCAAAACGTCACCACCTACCAGTAACAACGGGGGAAGACTGACAACCACTGGATTACATCATGCAAGAGTCTACTGAacacccctctctctttgttgaGCCAGCAGCTTTAAATAGAAGTTTTGTGGGTGTGCGGGTGGTGATGGCTCCCTGGAGCTTTGCACTGACtgaaaaactaattaaaacatGCTGCTCTTTTGCTACAACTTAAAATGGTTAACCTCGAGCATTCGGTATTCCTGGTGCTAAAACGTGCAATGCTCTCAGTGCTGTAAACAGTGTCTCCTGTCATTGTGGGCAATCCTCAGTCTGTTGCAAGTCCCATTATAGGATCTGCTGCATTATAACAATGGCACTTATTTGGATTATAAACCAGTAGCACAGGCATGAATTTATTCAGGTGCTGGTGACTGCAGGAATGAGCAATGTACATAAATTAGTAGGTTCATGGTAGACTGTGGTAGACTTGAtgaaatcattcattttttttagaaaagctCAGAgagtaaaacattaaatattattatttgaacAGCAGCAAATACATTGCAAGACAAAATTTATATTGCAGGACAAAAATGTGCATCAAAGGGCAGAAAAATGCATCTTGCAACcggctgcatttttttctcctgaagtAAAAATATATCTATTTCAGAAGCTATCCATTGAAATTATATTACACTATGTGACAGTATTTTTAAACTGTTTAGATTCTAACAAGCCAATGCCGTTGCTAGAAAGATTTGCTCCTACGAAATCAACATAATTCTGCAGTCAGACTTTGATGTTACTGATTACATCGTTTTGTGGCCAAATTGATTTGTAAAGCCCCATATTACGTGTTGAGCTGTATCATGAGATAGGCGCCTTATCTCTTTATTACAGATCTGTGAAGTGTTATCGTTACTTTGTGGCTTGCAgatctttttgttgttttttttttgcccatggtacaaatgaatatgttttttttggtcCCTGTAAGCCAATCATCCTGCTTTTTAAACATACTGAGTAATATACTTTGAAGTAGCATATAATATAGTCACACATTTTAGCATATTAATTCATAAAAACTCTTATGCATCTGTGGACATCAGTGGTGAAGAATGCTTAGGCTAAACAATGGCTAATCAAAATCCACCTCCACTACCACCACCAAAAAGCAACGTCCTAGGCCCTTTGAAGGCTAATATTTCAGACTCTTTCATTTCTGTGTTCGGCTGGAAATGTAATCTGGGATATGTTATTTAGGCATACAATTTACATTGCCCTTTGTGCAAACAATGCATTTTGCATTCTTTGGGTTTACTCTTGATGCATCAacagcaaaccaaaaaaaacaaaccaaaaaaaaaacattacaattaagaaatgaagcacaaaaaaATCTACAGTGGTGCAAAGTGAACCTAATTTTTGAAAGACACTGCTACTTTGTGCAAAGCACCAGTACCGTAGAAGAAATGCACAGATGTATAGATAATTTGGTCTAGATTTTATGTCATTTCTATCTGTGGATATGATTTTCCAGTGGTGTGGGACGACCACAGATAAATGAAAGTAAAGGGGATTACATCTGTAATAATTAATGAGAAATATAGACCAGAGCTATGAAAGAAAGCTTTCCGTTGGACATGCAGCGGTCAGCTATACTGGTATCTAGTAACAGAGAGCAGTCACCTGGCCACCCCACCGTAGTCGAGGCCCTCCTCTCCCCTGAACTTCACCATCAGACGCTTTTTAAGATCTTTGGGCCTCATCTTCATTATCTGCCGATACGACTCCTACAcataaatgtacacaaaaacaaacaacaaatattaTCACAGGGAAAGACACTTAATATTTACTTGATTGACTGATAATCCATATATAAACTCAGACACAAAAAATCCAAGGGATAACATGTTAAAGTGAAAACACATATTTCCAACATGGAACTTGAACAGGTCTCTATCCATGATAAATAATTTATGAGGGCAGAGACAATAAGAGTGCTACAGTGCAGCCCCCAGTacagtttcttttttaacaCTTAATTATACAGTCACTACTGCCTTTGTGCTTTTCTCAGGAGCGAATCGCTGTCAGAACTGTTTGCTTTGACTAGTAAGTCAATCAGGAGGGTGgatgtgtctttgtctctatTAATGCACAGGGAAGTACCTCGTCATTCCACattgctgggtgtgtgtgcgcgagtgaGAACATCAGGTGATAGTGCTGTGTTAGGTGCTGTGATCACATGTTTTTCCTTAATTTTCCACTGATAAGTCTGTGCTTTTCCAGGCATGGCTGGGCAGTATGGCTGAAATTAATACCATGATATTTGTgaagatttgtttttaaatatcaatATCTACCACTTGTATGCAAAATCATTcatcaaataatcaaattaatgtttATTCCACTGAACCAAATTACACCTATCCTGGGCCTGCAGTTCaaaaaaagcactttgtgaccCATGTCTGTGAAAAGCACTATactaatacattttattattcttttattaagtctaatgttgacattttttaattgaGAATATGCCTGCTATTATCATATCAGACAGCGTGTTTGTCTGTCATGacataataattaaaatcacacaAAGTTTTGAATTACTGTCCAGCACTACTTCCATGAGCCCCCatattgtcttgttttcttaGCATTTTTTGATAGATGTCTCATAAAACTCAGTTATGAATACCGTTGGCAGGTCATTTTTGTGTAGTTTAGCAGCCCTttgacaggtgagctgacaaTGTTTCAGACGGCGTCCACACCCACCTCAAATATCTCTTCCCGGGACACCTCTATGCGACAGTGGCCCGCCTGAGGCTGCTGCAGGGACAGCTCATGGCGGAGCAGCTTCAGCTTATGGACCAGGTCTCTCTCATAGCGCACCGCCACATCCCCCTCTCCTCCGCCCCCTCCCCCGCCGCCgcctcccccctcctcaccccctACATCCATTTGGGGAGCCTGGGAGGATTCCTTTGCCTGGGAGTGCTGACTGGAAGGggcaaggagagaaagaggagcagaaAGGGGAGAGGGGAAGACAAGAGACAAGGCAGAAGACATCGATAGGAGAGGTGAAAGGTGCAAGacggaaaaaacagaaaaagaggagacaaCAAAACGGAGGGTAGAGAGATATGATCAAGAGTTAAGAGGAATAAGTTCACAGAAACTGATCAGCAAGCCATTTTTGTGGTCTAGATTAGATACTGTATATTCCCACTGATCAGCTAAATCTGCGGTAATCCCACATCCTCAATGATGGGAGTGATCAGTTAGTAGGTCATGTTCAGATCCAGTCTGATTTCTGCATTACAGCGGTGTCACAGATTAGACTAACACCAGCTTAGGCTTGTAAACTGgtgattttgtcattttgtatgtgtgcatgtgtgccaggGCGGGTGTGTCCATGCAATCCAGATGAAGTTGCACAGACAGGGGTCTGCGGTTGGTGTGTGCTTTTGTTAACGAGTGCATGTGCGTTTACCTGATGATGGTGTGTAGGCGGGGGTCTGTGAATTGCGTGGTTCGGTTGTTGTGGTCCACAAAGTAAATCCGGCCTGACACAGTGCTTCGAACCTCCCAGCCCACCGGCAAAGGCCCAAGCTCCTCACAGCTCACACTGGTCAGGTCCCTGCACCAATGACAACAGGCCATAGAGAGCAACACAACTTagagagcttttattttttatttgtttgtttatgcagACTGAGCATGAGCCCCAAAGCATCAGGTAGTTTGTTTTTAGTAGCCTGCAAAGCCAGGACTTGATCTGCAGCCAGAAAGTTGGCTAACAAACTTTTCTTTAACGTCttcagaaaaagggaaaaaaacaaacaaacaaacaaaaaaaacaattcatcagttcatcatcaatcatcaatTGTGAGTTTCAACTTTGGCAAAAAGTGAAACTGACCTAAGATAACCTGCTGAAAAGCTGAGATGAAAAtttgtgtggaaaaacaaatacCTTTTTGTTTCCACTCATTTCACTTTCTTTCGTCTCacttgatttttcattttacacacCACCGAGAGGTGCCTCCCCATCAGTCCTGACCCTGCATACTGTGTCTCCTTAACCTCTAATACCAAGAGCCTGAGGCCCACATAAATAAGCAGATAATTTCCTCTTAATCTCTTGGTGTAATTAAAATAGGATAAAACACGGTTTGTCAAACATCTTAGTCAAACATCAGTGGTAAGATGGTAGACCGGGACCGGCATGATGTGGTCTTAGTTTATAAAGGACACATTTGGTCGTTTTTAAGGAAATGCTAACCAAGAAATGAGgacatttgttcattttgaagGCGCCTCTGTTTGCATGTGGAAATGACTCTTAAGAAGTGGAATATTTGTGTCAGCAAACACTCACATGATCAGACTCTGTTTATATCATCGCCGACTATGGGAAGCAGGGTTTCCTCTAACAATTCAACATCCTTCAAAATTTTACAGCTAAAACTCTTTTGCCTTTGAACAGCTTCCGCCAAAGCCAGGACGGATCTAGGTTAGAGGGATGACAGGTCAGTGTTGGCGGGATGGGTAAAGTCCAAGAATTAGAGAGGTGAGTGAGAGGGCGAGACAAGGACAGGGTGAATTACAGCTCCGGTTTGTAAATGTTTGAAGAGAAGggctgccatcagtgtgtgtttggacattTTGCCCTTGACATTGTTGCTAGCTGCATACGGCTCATTTTCTGGCACAATGACCTCGCTCAACAGCACCTGCATGACTGAGATTAGCTTCATCCCTTTGGCTGAGAGATTTAGGAGCTTTACCTGCGTTTGTCTTTTGGTCTTCTCCTGTGATATAATATTTTTACAGCACCATGACAGGGCAGCACATAAATAGTGGCAGGCCCTTGTTGTGTTTACGGTGCCGTTTGAATGATTTTAGATATTTCTTTAATCTTAAAACCCCTACATTTACCAAGATAAACCAGAAGATTTCAAAGACTATAATGAACCTTTATGTCTGTTAACAGCAAATATCAAAGACGTTATAGTTTTCCTTTAATACACTGTATTTATTGTACGGTCCTCAACTTGACCCATTTTTTGTAATATGCCtaatttgttctttttattgcatttatggCTGCATCCAGTTCTTATGCTCTTTCAATGACCCATTTTCTGCATGATATCCATGTAACTTTCATCTCAGCTGACAATTACAGGTTAAAGCTTGGACTACATATAAGCAAAGTTAGCTGTGTAAGTATAATCATACCGAGGTATTCGAGGGTCGTGCCAGGTGCTGACCCCCGTCTGTGTGTGAAGGAAGTACACCTGGCCCTGCACTGTAGTTCGCTGCTCTGTTagggaaagaaataaaaatttaacACGTGTGCGTCTTTTATAATAACCATATACGGAAagattcagttcaattaaatgtggattatgaaagaaaaatgacaacatttggCTGTAAAATTAgcggaaaaaaataacaaacacagtAAAGTAGTCAAACTTGCCGTATCCCTCAGGCAGGTCAGGTGACTGGTGCCCGTGCGGTCTGTTCTGAGGGGTGTGGCCATGGCCTCTGGAGTCCTGGCCTCTGATTCGCTGCGTCTGAAGACGGCTCTCCTGACTGGGTGAGTCAAGGCGACAGTTCCCGCCCCCCGCTGCGCCGGTGGAGTCTGAGTAGGGCAGTGGCTCTTCACTGAAACACCCCTCAAACACAGGCctacgcagacacacacacacacagacacacacatcacactgtcGTCCTGTTCTCTATGATTCACTGTAATCACATGGTGGGTcaactgctttttattttctacttGGAGTAACAGACACTGGGAGAGGAAAGATGATGAACAAACTATGATTATGACCAAACTCTTGTACAGGCGGATCCTGCAACACCATCACCCTTAAATCTCTACTTCAACAGGGAACTTGAGAGCCTAGGCTTCAGTGTGGGGCTAAATTTATACTTTATTTAAGCCAATCAACATAATCAAACACACTAACTAAACTAAAGAACTAAAGAGCCTAGGCTTCAGTGTGGGGCTAAATTTATACTTTATTCCTAAGCCAATCAACATAATCAAACACACTAACTAAACTAAAGAACTAAAGAGCCTAGGCTTCAGTGTGAGGCTAAATTTATAC encodes the following:
- the smurf1 gene encoding E3 ubiquitin-protein ligase SMURF1 isoform X1, whose amino-acid sequence is MSNPGTRRNGSSIKIRLTVLCAKNLAKKDFFRLPDPFAKVVVDGSGQCHSTDTVKSTLDPKWNQHYDLYIGKTDSITISVWNHKKIHKRQGAGFLGCIRLLSNAISRLKDTGYQRLDLCKLNPSDSDAVRGQIVVSLQTRDRIGSGGPVVDCRGLLENEGPVFEGCFSEEPLPYSDSTGAAGGGNCRLDSPSQESRLQTQRIRGQDSRGHGHTPQNRPHGHQSPDLPEGYEQRTTVQGQVYFLHTQTGVSTWHDPRIPRDLTSVSCEELGPLPVGWEVRSTVSGRIYFVDHNNRTTQFTDPRLHTIISQHSQAKESSQAPQMDVGGEEGGGGGGGGGGGEGDVAVRYERDLVHKLKLLRHELSLQQPQAGHCRIEVSREEIFEESYRQIMKMRPKDLKKRLMVKFRGEEGLDYGGVAREWLYLLCHEMLNPYYGLFQYSTDNIYTLQINPDSSINPDHLSYFHFVGRVMGLAVFHGHYINGSFTLPFYKQLLGKPIQLNDLETTDPELHKSLVWILENDITSVLDHTFCVEHNAFGKFLQHELKPNGRNIPVTEENKKEYVRLYVNWRFMRGIEAQFLALQKGFSELIPQHLLKPFDHKELELIIGGLGKIDLADWKANTRLKHCTCDSNVVRWFWQAVEAFSEERRGRLLQFVTGSTRVPLQGFKALQGSTGSAGPRLFTIHLIDANTDNLPKAHTCFNRIDIPPYESYEKLYEKLLTAVEETCGFAVE
- the smurf1 gene encoding E3 ubiquitin-protein ligase SMURF1 isoform X2 codes for the protein MSNPGTRRNGSSIKIRLTVLCAKNLAKKDFFRLPDPFAKVVVDGSGQCHSTDTVKSTLDPKWNQHYDLYIGKTDSITISVWNHKKIHKRQGAGFLGCIRLLSNAISRLKDTGYQRLDLCKLNPSDSDAVRGQIVVSLQTRDRIGSGGPVVDCRGLLENEGPVFEGCFSEEPLPYSDSTGAAGGGNCRLDSPSQESRLQTQRIRGQDSRGHGHTPQNRPHGHQSPDLPEGYEQRTTVQGQVYFLHTQTGVSTWHDPRIPRDLTSVSCEELGPLPVGWEVRSTVSGRIYFVDHNNRTTQFTDPRLHTIISQHSQAKESSQAPQMDVGGEEGGGGGGGGGGGEGDVAVRYERDLVHKLKLLRHELSLQQPQAGHCRIEVSREEIFEESYRQIMKMRPKDLKKRLMVKFRGEEGLDYGGVAREWLYLLCHEMLNPYYGLFQYSTDNIYTLQINPDSSINPDHLSYFHFVGRVMGLAVFHGHYINGSFTLPFYKQLLGKPIQLNDLETTDPELHKSLVWILENDITSVLDHTFCVEHNAFGKFLQHELKPNGRNIPVTEENKKEYVRLYVNWRFMRGIEAQFLALQKGFSELIPQHLLKPFDHKELELIIGGLGKIDLADWKANTRLKHCTCDSNVVRWFWQAVEAFSEERRGRLLQFVTGSTRVPLQGFKALQGSAGPRLFTIHLIDANTDNLPKAHTCFNRIDIPPYESYEKLYEKLLTAVEETCGFAVE